In the genome of Myroides phaeus, one region contains:
- the hxsD gene encoding His-Xaa-Ser system protein HxsD, with the protein MNRVLENEIVAFANAELYSKDSVFKCTYWYCNDFHCNIDIVNIEDNQYFKIVLVPLEQNKHNLKLVLKKLENDLIDFNLRDIVTKETKNIRDLLIAKAFSNGEFDENPPGEVTDPVGFNIS; encoded by the coding sequence ATGAATAGAGTGTTAGAAAATGAGATTGTAGCTTTTGCAAATGCAGAGCTATATTCTAAAGATAGTGTTTTTAAATGTACGTATTGGTATTGCAATGATTTTCATTGCAATATTGATATAGTGAATATCGAGGACAATCAGTATTTTAAAATTGTATTGGTGCCATTAGAACAAAATAAGCATAATTTGAAATTAGTTTTAAAAAAATTAGAAAATGATTTGATTGATTTTAATTTAAGGGATATAGTTACAAAAGAAACAAAAAATATCAGAGATTTATTGATTGCAAAAGCTTTTTCAAATGGTGAATTCGATGAGAATCCTCCAGGAGAAGTAACAGATCCTGTTGGGTTTAATATTAGCTAA
- a CDS encoding tubulin-like doman-containing protein, translating into MAHTLKRSLFIGLGGTGAQALLHTKKRFLDTYGEVPPMIGFLAIDTDISTGEKTIMRDNILDIHSNKDNKVSFTPSEIIHIGVQGAASAYQINKDTIFDWMPQENEYALRNLWQGAGQVRTNGRFGTYFNQNNIMNAVQTKINAIQNIDIANQNKFIPKDAGIEINFVFSIAGGTGSGTFIDTVYLVKHALRGNDNIKSIGFAVLPDVFNAMQQGISMANTRPNSYGALMDLDYLMSKDVHNFGLSINLNQQIIPVTENPFDILFTIGNKNTSGAVVNHISDISEQIGLAMFTGASELSANVNSVYDNVLTVLSGGQLDILNKRAWACGMGVSELYYDGNTLGNIYARRVYGNMISNLLSEDSNAQPLASAFIDNPSINIRENNGNDNLINALLNKNPQNQFPNIDDITDLANQINAYLNSVEKTADQAITLSEKTKYSDVVSQLKEFITKSLNANYGIGNVKHFLGDLKEQLTIFFKEMDEEEESFIKEKQNNENAIKNEIESLQNISTGLASFLKKSSINESKEGLGDLVNRQAITINEIKRRVFAKQFLTKLIDNVNDYQATIATLISKLTQVKESATSFVNSIINSTNEKQKTFIIDLHKEDLDKTYAKDGDFLIADFIATFNDTLDNGMLSFETLKNEQIEKIFWKYTKGLPKALAFKNKSIDDVLRDLSPEKTNEIANKLIAKSHALWQQSSKGYAIGQQLFDYFVIGLPTANSTFKNSFKNLVQNQNIEYVSTGIHNKVICYRMEAASPIFGVLDVEGYARDHDKIKENSNSMIYHIDKNWLTKMERTNFSIWPAKKEDNSLQAWVLAFGYDLIKLEPTTNKYKIYSTKQGDALDGYWLELSEYRDESFDIFKRGKFIDEIISSIEAKQAQDGEQQSSGLIADIKMNYITNYAQINISRDDLKKSIYSKVADLLRKEIDFVTKELK; encoded by the coding sequence ATGGCACATACTTTAAAAAGAAGTTTATTCATTGGATTAGGAGGAACTGGAGCACAAGCATTATTACATACTAAAAAGAGATTTTTAGATACTTATGGTGAAGTACCACCTATGATCGGCTTTCTAGCGATTGACACAGACATAAGCACAGGAGAGAAAACAATTATGAGAGATAATATATTAGATATTCACTCTAATAAAGACAATAAAGTCTCTTTTACTCCCTCTGAAATTATTCACATTGGTGTACAAGGTGCTGCTTCTGCATATCAAATAAACAAAGACACCATTTTTGATTGGATGCCTCAAGAAAATGAGTACGCTTTAAGAAATTTATGGCAAGGTGCTGGTCAGGTAAGAACAAATGGTCGTTTTGGTACATATTTCAACCAAAACAACATTATGAATGCTGTTCAAACTAAAATTAATGCTATTCAAAATATAGATATAGCAAACCAAAACAAGTTCATTCCTAAAGACGCTGGAATTGAAATTAACTTTGTCTTCTCTATTGCAGGTGGTACTGGTAGTGGAACTTTTATTGATACGGTTTATTTAGTTAAGCACGCTTTAAGAGGTAATGATAATATTAAGTCTATCGGATTTGCAGTGTTGCCAGATGTATTTAATGCGATGCAACAAGGTATTTCTATGGCAAATACAAGACCTAATAGTTATGGAGCTTTAATGGACTTAGATTATTTAATGAGTAAAGATGTACATAACTTCGGGTTATCAATCAATCTAAATCAACAAATAATTCCTGTTACGGAAAACCCTTTTGATATTTTATTTACCATAGGTAATAAAAATACCAGCGGTGCAGTTGTAAACCATATTTCAGATATCTCAGAACAAATTGGACTTGCTATGTTCACAGGAGCAAGTGAGTTAAGTGCTAATGTAAATAGTGTTTACGATAATGTATTAACAGTTCTATCTGGAGGTCAATTAGATATTCTTAATAAACGTGCTTGGGCTTGTGGTATGGGAGTTAGTGAATTATATTATGATGGAAATACGCTCGGAAATATTTATGCAAGAAGAGTTTATGGAAATATGATAAGCAACTTATTATCAGAAGATTCTAATGCTCAACCTCTTGCTTCAGCTTTTATAGATAATCCTTCTATAAATATTAGAGAGAATAATGGTAATGACAACCTTATTAATGCGTTATTAAATAAAAACCCGCAAAACCAATTCCCTAATATTGATGATATCACTGACTTAGCTAATCAAATTAATGCTTATCTAAATAGTGTGGAGAAAACGGCTGATCAAGCTATCACTTTGAGTGAAAAAACAAAATATAGTGATGTCGTTTCTCAATTAAAAGAATTCATTACAAAATCATTAAATGCTAATTATGGTATTGGTAATGTCAAACATTTCTTAGGTGATTTAAAAGAGCAGTTAACTATTTTCTTTAAGGAAATGGATGAAGAAGAAGAAAGCTTTATTAAAGAAAAACAGAATAATGAAAATGCTATTAAGAATGAAATAGAGAGTTTACAAAACATTTCTACAGGATTAGCTTCTTTTTTAAAGAAATCATCTATAAATGAAAGTAAAGAAGGTTTAGGAGACTTAGTTAATCGCCAAGCAATTACTATTAATGAAATTAAAAGACGTGTTTTCGCTAAGCAATTCTTAACAAAATTAATTGATAATGTAAATGATTATCAAGCAACCATTGCTACACTTATTAGTAAATTAACACAAGTTAAAGAGAGTGCTACAAGCTTTGTTAATAGCATCATTAACTCAACGAATGAAAAACAAAAAACATTTATCATTGACTTGCACAAAGAAGATTTAGACAAGACATATGCTAAAGATGGAGACTTTTTAATTGCTGATTTCATTGCTACATTTAACGATACGCTTGATAATGGTATGTTATCTTTTGAAACATTAAAAAACGAGCAAATTGAAAAGATATTCTGGAAATATACAAAAGGACTACCTAAAGCTTTAGCTTTTAAAAATAAATCAATTGACGATGTATTAAGAGACTTATCTCCTGAGAAAACAAATGAAATAGCGAATAAGCTTATTGCTAAATCTCACGCATTATGGCAACAAAGCTCTAAGGGATACGCTATTGGTCAGCAATTATTTGATTATTTCGTTATTGGTTTACCTACAGCAAACTCAACTTTTAAAAACTCTTTTAAAAATTTAGTTCAAAATCAAAATATAGAGTACGTTTCTACAGGAATTCACAATAAAGTTATTTGCTACAGAATGGAAGCTGCTTCCCCTATTTTTGGAGTTTTAGATGTAGAAGGATATGCTAGAGACCACGATAAAATTAAAGAGAATTCAAACTCTATGATTTACCATATTGACAAAAATTGGTTGACAAAAATGGAACGAACAAACTTCTCTATCTGGCCTGCAAAAAAAGAAGACAACAGCTTACAGGCTTGGGTATTAGCTTTTGGTTATGATCTTATTAAATTAGAACCTACTACCAATAAATATAAAATATATTCGACCAAACAAGGTGACGCTTTAGATGGTTATTGGCTTGAGCTTTCTGAATATAGAGATGAATCTTTTGACATATTTAAAAGAGGCAAATTTATTGATGAAATCATTAGTAGTATTGAAGCAAAACAAGCACAAGATGGTGAACAACAAAGTAGTGGGCTAATCGCTGATATAAAAATGAACTATATCACAAATTATGCTCAGATAAATATTAGTCGTGATGATCTAAAAAAATCAATCTACAGCAAAGTTGCTGACTTACTTAGAAAAGAAATTGACTTTGTTACAAAAGAATTAAAATAA